The Pontiella desulfatans sequence ACAGCTATGGGGCAAGGGGTGAGGCCGAAGGCCGAGGGGGAAGCGGGCGCCCCGCCGGGGGCTGCCCCCTTTTCCAGAGATTGGAAGTTTTCCGACGAAGGGCGCGGCACGTGTCGAGTGCGCGAGCCGTGCCAAGCCCGAAGCCTCCGAGCAACGCGAGAAGCAAGGCGGACTTAACAGAATGGGTTCTGTTTAAGCGAGCCGGGCGCAAGAAAGCGAAATGTGCGAAGCGAACGCATAATGCCGCATTATGCGACTTTGAGCGTTCCGAAGGATTCTGCGCCCGATAGCGAGCGGTTCCGCCGCCGCAGGTCAATGAGAGGGAACGCAGTGACCGTTGGAGCGCCCCGGCAAATTCCGGAAAGCGTATGCGTCGGAACTGCCGCCGGGGTGCGGCCGAAGGCTCCATAGCCCCGCAGGGCAGGCCGTAAGGCCCCCGGAGGAAGACCGGCCCGGGCGGCTGAAGGCGAGAAGGGAGTCTGCGACCGGAACGCCTTGAGCCGTTCGGATCAGCCGGGATTCCGGAGTGCTCTTGAAGCGCTTGAGCCGAATTTGCGTGGAGCTCCCCGTAGGGCTTGGCCGGGCGAGCTGGCGTAGCCTTGTTCGCCCGGCGAGCGGAACGCAAAGGCGGCTGAAGCGCGCCGTGGCGGGAGTAGCCGCCACCCACATCGCGCTGGCAAGGGAGAATTTGCGGGGGCCGGGAGCGTAGCTTGCGAAGCGGACGGACTGCGCAATTTCTTTCTTGCCCAGGGCGCGACGCACATCCCCCCGTTGCGGGGGGCTTGGGGGGGATCACCCGAAGCAGCGCGAGGTGGCGTTTGGGAACGAGTTTCCGCCCGGCGGAATGAGGTACGATTGAAGCCGGGGCGGAAGGGAGCGAGCAAATGACGCCTGGCGCTGCGGCGCGGGGTGGCGGGAGCAGCCGACACCCATACCGCGCTGACAAAGGAGAATTTGTGAAGGAAGCTGATTGAGGAGACCGGGAACGGACAGCGTACAGCGTAGCTGGCCGCTGGGAGTGGACGGGTCGACGATTGAAGCTGGATGAACAATTTCTTCTTTGGCTCAAGGCGCGGAGTACATCCCCCCGTTGCGGGGGGGCTTGGGGGGTACCCCGAAGCAGCGCGAGGTGAACTTTGTGGATGACGAGCCGGAAGGGAAAAGAGGAAATGTGCTTAGGGAGTCAGACCGAGCATCGTGCATGGAACATGCAAGCGATGCTTCGTTCTGACCCCGGCGCTTTCCTCTGCCCTGGAGGACCGGAAGGAGCAAAGGGCGCCTGGCGGTGCGGCGTAGATAAGCTGGAAACGTGAAATAAAAGCGGCATCGAACTTCCGCAGACCAACAGCATCAGCGCGCCCGGAGGTCACGCCCTACCCTTGCGACGGGATCGCTTAGCAACCTTTTCTGGAAAGAGAGGACGTAGTGCCGGCCAGTCGCGTAGTGCACGCTTGTGTCGCATCTCGGCGAGCTGGGTGGAGATACCGAGCTGTTCTCCAATCTCCCGATAGGTAGCGCCGAGAAAACGCAGCCCAACCACATCCCGCAACTCCGGATCGAGCATGAATACTCCCTTGATTAATTCGGTAAGCAGTTCAGCGGGGTAAAGTGCCCCCGGTGGGATTGGAGAATAAGCGGCAGATAATAATCCGGCTGCGGGTTGGGTATCGGTGTGTTTCATGATGGTCTCCTATGTTGAAGGTTATGTCAGCCGGAACTGACGTGATGTTGAAGCGGAGGGGCTCACAGCCTGACGTAAAACTGTGAAAACCGAAACGTCAGGAATGATGTCAGGCAGGAAACCCCTGCAAACAGGGCGTTCTGACATTCCTGACATTATTACTATTAATATATAAAGATATATAGAGGGAGGCTGAAACCCGCGCTGACGGCGTGAACCTGCAGAACCGGGAGTTCCAGAGACTTTTTTCAGCATGATGTCAGACGTCAGGACGTCAGTAGAACGGTGTAATGCTTCGCCCGGTCTATAGCGCCTGCCGTGGCGATACTGCCCTACCCAATGATTAGAATGGAACAACATTGGATTCCCCTCCGTTCATAAGGTTCTTGATATCGATGCACCACACTCGCTTGAACTCATGCCGCCGCTGTGTGATCGGATACCCCTGAGAAAAGAGTTTAGAGAGTTCCCGCCCTACCTGGCGGGTGGTGTATTTGGAAGCGATGCCGGCAAGGCCGTCGGTGTCGTTAAGCATCGCTGTCAAAAGATCTGTGGCGGAACCTTCCCAGGTGTCTTCCACCTGCCCCTCGAAAAACTTTAAGAGGACTTCGAGGAACGAATAGGCGCTGGATGAATGCCGGGCCGCTTCGAACAGGGAATCGTCACAATAGGTCTTCACGCCATAGCGTGTATCGCCGATGACTGCGTCCGGCGGTTGCCAGTCGAGCAGCCAACGTAGAAAGAACGGCAACTCTGCGGCAATGATGGATTCGACATCGCGCGGGAAGGTAAAGGTGTCTCGTTCCGCAATCCGGAAGAGGTTGATCTTGTCCCGATTGGAGAGATCGACGTCGGGCAGAATACGGATCGACTCGGGATCGGTATTGCACGTCACCACCACTCGGCCGTTCCATTCGATCAACTTGTCGACGCGGTATTTCTCGCGCACGGAAAAGGTGCGATTGGCGGCCATCTTCTTGATGAGGGCAGAGAACTTCAGATGGGACTTGTTATCCGTAAGCGGTACGACATCGTCGACCGCCCAAACGGCACTGGTGAAGAGATGGCTATTGAAGTTATCGTCTCCGGACAGGAATGAGCTGGCATCAATATGGCCGCCGAAGATGCGGGACAGGATCACATTGGAGAGCAGGGTTTTTCCAGTGTTTGGAACTCCGGCAAAGAAGGAGGCCTGCCCGGGGAGCATACGGCCGTCGAGCGCTGATTGATACCAGCGCTGCAGCCAGGCGTAGAAATAGTCGAGCTGTTCGGGTGGGTCGAAATAGCCACTGAAATAATCGTGCAGCCAGGGATAGGGGCAGGCACTGGGCGTTAGGGCCGGGGCATTAGGGGGCGATCCGAGGTCACGGCCCTCGGCTACAGTAGCCGGCGGGCCGCCGGCGGTACATTGCGGTGCGGATGATCCGGGGACACCGCCCCCGGCTACAACCTCTGCGGGTTGGAGGACATTGATGGTGGAGGTGTTGAGAACTCGGTCTGAACCGATCATAACGATGCCTTTGGGGCGGTGAACTAATGGAGCGGCGCAGGCGATGCGCTGGTGCTGAATAATACGCGTAAGTGCCTGCTCCACCTCGCTGTAATTTTCCCCGCGAGCGGGACTGCCGCGCAGGCCACGGTCGACCTTGAGGATCATGGCCATATCGGATTTGCAATAGGATTCCCAGTTGCCATCGGGAAGCTGCATCCAGCACTCGCGTCCATCAAAATAAATGTACGCAATGCTACCCCCGATCCGGTCAGCCACGAACTGTTTGACAAATTTTCTCCCCAGAATCGATGCCCACGGAACAAAGGCCTGCCCGCCGGTGAAACACTGCATCCCCGACTCGCGCACGATGGCCGCGGTCTCGTTGTCTGCATCGGGATCCCAAAAACGTGTACTACGTGCGCCAAAATCAAACAGCCCCTTCCAGCGACCGGGATACTGACGATGCACCTCTTCCTCAAGCACATCCATCGGAATGACCGGCCCCAGTTTGGGCCAGGCATAATTATGGGTAGATTCAATGGCCCACTGCATCATGAATGCGGAAGGGATTTCGTCATCTGACAACTTTTCCCAGTCGGTACCAGCCTCATAATACTTACAGGGATCTTCCAGGGCCTCGGCATCGAGTCCAACCAGCAGTTTGGAAAGCCGGAGTTTCTTTCTGATGTACCGCATGAGCTTTTTGGACAGCTCGTTGTTATGCAGCGGCAACGGGGATTCGAGTTTCCACAGCAGACGGGCCCCTCCGGAAAACGTGCGACAAATGTATTGAGGCCTGAAATCGGGACATCGCTCCAGAACGCTACCGCGCATGTGCTGATCAATGTTACCGTCATAATCCGCCACGATCCAATGAAGCATAACCGCCGGGTTGTTTTTGGAATCGATCCGGGCCCCGGCAACAAGACCTTCATAGCCGGAGTAGAACGTGTGCTCCACACTCGGGTTATTCCAACGGGCCTTGGGTGGTGCTTTAGTCGATATGTTCCAGGGAGAGCATTCTTTAGTTAGAGATGAGGCGAGGTTCGGTATTGAAAGTAGCATGGCATTCCTTTGGGTTCAGGCTTAGAAGGGACAACCCCCTTACCCAAAGTTGAATTTTCAAACGCTGAAAACCGGGCTGTCTGAACCTAACGAAACGACCTGAAACGGAATGATTTCATGAACAACACCATGAAAATGCGATGTTTAGATGCGATGCGAACGGCGAGAAGAGAATCATCAACGCTGCCGTCCTGTTGTCACAGAACCGTTTGAGTGGGACGCTGTTAATGAGATTCCACTATAGGGGCGTTTAAAGCACTTCTTCCAGAGAATCAACCTGTTCGGATCCTGCCCCGCAACCTAGGTGCCCAACCTTGACAACCCTCCTCGTCCCCATTAACTTTTTAGGATGAAATTGCTCTCAAGACCACCTTCCCGCGGCATGTACCCTAAACGACCCAGTAGCGCTATCAGATCATTCCTATACCGGTCACCTGCCTCTATTACCAGGTATGCGCTACTGTTTTTGGTGCTTCTCTCGGTGTTGTTGACCGGTTGCCGAATGCTTAATTCGGCGGCCACGGTGCCTCAGCGCACGGCCAATGTATTTTTCCCTGGAGGGCGATCGGTTCAACCTGATCCGGCGCACTTGCTGCAGAGCTTGATGAACTACTCGGATCGGTACAGCGCTCAAGTCAACCGGTCCGTGGATGAACTTACAGGTGTTGAAGGATCGCCCTTCGATGCGCGATCCGCCA is a genomic window containing:
- a CDS encoding sigma factor-like helix-turn-helix DNA-binding protein, producing the protein MKHTDTQPAAGLLSAAYSPIPPGALYPAELLTELIKGVFMLDPELRDVVGLRFLGATYREIGEQLGISTQLAEMRHKRALRDWPALRPLFPEKVAKRSRRKGRA
- a CDS encoding DUF5906 domain-containing protein, translating into MLLSIPNLASSLTKECSPWNISTKAPPKARWNNPSVEHTFYSGYEGLVAGARIDSKNNPAVMLHWIVADYDGNIDQHMRGSVLERCPDFRPQYICRTFSGGARLLWKLESPLPLHNNELSKKLMRYIRKKLRLSKLLVGLDAEALEDPCKYYEAGTDWEKLSDDEIPSAFMMQWAIESTHNYAWPKLGPVIPMDVLEEEVHRQYPGRWKGLFDFGARSTRFWDPDADNETAAIVRESGMQCFTGGQAFVPWASILGRKFVKQFVADRIGGSIAYIYFDGRECWMQLPDGNWESYCKSDMAMILKVDRGLRGSPARGENYSEVEQALTRIIQHQRIACAAPLVHRPKGIVMIGSDRVLNTSTINVLQPAEVVAGGGVPGSSAPQCTAGGPPATVAEGRDLGSPPNAPALTPSACPYPWLHDYFSGYFDPPEQLDYFYAWLQRWYQSALDGRMLPGQASFFAGVPNTGKTLLSNVILSRIFGGHIDASSFLSGDDNFNSHLFTSAVWAVDDVVPLTDNKSHLKFSALIKKMAANRTFSVREKYRVDKLIEWNGRVVVTCNTDPESIRILPDVDLSNRDKINLFRIAERDTFTFPRDVESIIAAELPFFLRWLLDWQPPDAVIGDTRYGVKTYCDDSLFEAARHSSSAYSFLEVLLKFFEGQVEDTWEGSATDLLTAMLNDTDGLAGIASKYTTRQVGRELSKLFSQGYPITQRRHEFKRVWCIDIKNLMNGGESNVVPF